A stretch of Lathyrus oleraceus cultivar Zhongwan6 chromosome 6, CAAS_Psat_ZW6_1.0, whole genome shotgun sequence DNA encodes these proteins:
- the LOC127095508 gene encoding uncharacterized protein LOC127095508 isoform X1, whose amino-acid sequence MSSAVFFFFAPGFSTYFEIEFWNLKLLVIQLMDKQTGVGWDHEKKTIMADDDWWDEKSKEDLDILKWKHGGPKFIELLDKCFKGAIATGFALYKLYEDQLPCEGSESVFEDGRENNTITEDEGDADNFDVGNEVQPNPTPSSSKKRKVLGKGEKIGATEKL is encoded by the exons ATGAGCAGTGCCGTCTTCTTCTTCTTTGCACCAG GGTTTTCAACTTATTTTGAAATTGAATTCTGGAACTTGAAGCTATTGGTAATTCAG TTAATGGATAAGCAAACTGGAGTAGGATGGGATCATGAAAAGAAAACTATCATGGCTGACGATGATTGGTGGGATGAAAAGAGTAAG GAGGATCTAGATATTTTGAAATGGAAACATGGAGGACCTAAGTTTATTGAATTGCTAGATAAATGTTTCAAGGGTGCCATAGCTACTGGATTCGCCCTTTACAAACTATATGAAGATCAATTACCATGTGAAGGATCAGAATCTGTTTTTGAAGATGGTCGTGAGAATAACACAATTACTGAGGATGAAGGAGATGCAGATAATTTTGATGTTGGCAATGAAGTACAACCCAACCCAACACCAAGTTCTTCCAAAAAGAGAAAGGTTTTAGGGAAAGGAGAGAAAATCGGGGCAACAGAGAAACTTTAA
- the LOC127095508 gene encoding uncharacterized protein LOC127095508 isoform X2 encodes MDKQTGVGWDHEKKTIMADDDWWDEKSKEDLDILKWKHGGPKFIELLDKCFKGAIATGFALYKLYEDQLPCEGSESVFEDGRENNTITEDEGDADNFDVGNEVQPNPTPSSSKKRKVLGKGEKIGATEKL; translated from the exons ATGGATAAGCAAACTGGAGTAGGATGGGATCATGAAAAGAAAACTATCATGGCTGACGATGATTGGTGGGATGAAAAGAGTAAG GAGGATCTAGATATTTTGAAATGGAAACATGGAGGACCTAAGTTTATTGAATTGCTAGATAAATGTTTCAAGGGTGCCATAGCTACTGGATTCGCCCTTTACAAACTATATGAAGATCAATTACCATGTGAAGGATCAGAATCTGTTTTTGAAGATGGTCGTGAGAATAACACAATTACTGAGGATGAAGGAGATGCAGATAATTTTGATGTTGGCAATGAAGTACAACCCAACCCAACACCAAGTTCTTCCAAAAAGAGAAAGGTTTTAGGGAAAGGAGAGAAAATCGGGGCAACAGAGAAACTTTAA